CGAGCTTGTTCATTAAATCGGGATCTCCCGATTTAATGAACCTCCCTGAACTCTCTGTGCTCTCTGCGCCTCGAGCGCAAGCGGGTGGTGAATATGAAGGTCCGGCGCAAGGCTTTTGGGCTGGGAGGCTTTAAATTAGCCACAGACACACACAGACATTCGCAGATATTTTCTCTGGCCAGCCCGGCTTCGCCAGGGCTACGCTGGGCCAGGCCTTGCGGAGAGTGACTGAGCCCAGCAATGAGCTCTCTAGGAACTTCAACAAAAGATCACACTCAAGTAACTATCGCGCAAAGCGCTGGATCTGCCCTGCGCCTTGCGCCATGAGCCCAATGCCGGCTGTTATTATCCGTGACATCCGTGTGTTTCGCGCAGCGAAACCCGTGTCAAAAAAGACAGGGTCAACAGAACATGCCATATGGCAATGATTGCGCGAAGCGCCAGTGCTTTTTACCCTGCGCCTTGCGCCATGCGCCTTGCGCCCTTGAAATGGCTCAAGGCATTCGGCAAAGATTGCGCAAAGCGCTGTCACCTACCTGGGAACTGCTGTATTGGGGGTTAGAGAGGAACAGAGCACTTGCTGGAACAAGGGCCTCCACCAGCCCGAAGGGCTTGAGCTTGTTCATTAAATCGGGATCTCCCGATTTAATGAACCTCCATGAACTCTCTGTGCTCTCTGCGCCTCGAGCGAAAGCGGGTGGTGAATATGAAGGTCCGGCGCAAGGCACTCCGGGTTACTTGGGTTACTTGAGTTATTGAGTTTATTGGGTTTGTTGGGTTGGGAGAAGCGGGCGCATGGCGTTGGGCTCAAGGCATTCGGCGAAGATAGCGCGAAGCGCAGTCGCCTCCTAGCCTCCTAGCTTCCCAGCCTCCTAGCCTTTTCGCCCTGCGCCCAATGCCCTGACAATAGCCCCAACCGCTGTTATGATAAAACATCAGCAATTGCCTGCAAACATCGAGTCGCTCCTTCCCGGGGCGGCAGACTACCTTGCTGACCATCCCCGGGTGATCTTCGCTTACCTTTTTGGCGGCCTGGCTCGGGGTAAACCCCGGCCGCTCACAGATGTGGATATTGCTGTCTACCTCCAGGAACATGCTGATCTCGGTGAATACAAACTTGATCTGCTCGGTGGCCTGACAGAGACTCTTGAAACAGATGAGATCGACCTTGTTGTTCTGAACACTGCTGCACCTTTGCTGGTAATGAATATCTTGATGAACAAGAAGATAATCGTGGACAAGGAGCCCTTTGTGCGGCACAGGTTCGAATCCCTGGCAATGCGAAAATATTTCGATTTTTCCATCAAAGAAGCGGCCATCTTGAAAAGGAGATATCTGCGTGGTTGACGAACAGCTGATT
Above is a genomic segment from Deltaproteobacteria bacterium containing:
- a CDS encoding nucleotidyltransferase domain-containing protein; the encoded protein is MIKHQQLPANIESLLPGAADYLADHPRVIFAYLFGGLARGKPRPLTDVDIAVYLQEHADLGEYKLDLLGGLTETLETDEIDLVVLNTAAPLLVMNILMNKKIIVDKEPFVRHRFESLAMRKYFDFSIKEAAILKRRYLRG